The Changchengzhania lutea genomic sequence TTTTTTGGTGAAATAGTCGATTAACAATGGAATATCTTCCCGTCGTTCGTTCAATGCTGGTACATTTATTAGAATCACTGCCAGTCTATGATACAAATCCTCTCTGAATCTACCTTCAGCTATTTCCTTTTTTAAGTTTTTATTGGTAGCAGCTACTACTCTAACGTCTACCTTAATATCCCTATCACTACCTACACGTTGAATTTTACTTTCTTGCAATGCTCTCAAGACTTTGGCTTGCGCCGATAAACTCATATCACCAATTTCATCTAAGAAAATGGTCCCGCCATTGGCTGCTTCAAATTTACCTGCTCTATCTTTTGCGGCACTGGTAAAGGCACCTTTGACATGACCGAAAAGTTCACTTTCAATAAGTTCACTTGGTATCGCGGCACAATTAACTTCAATCATATTACCCTTGGCACGATTACTTTTTTGATGTAGCCAATGCGCCACTAGTTCTTTTCCCGTTCCATTGGGACCTGTTATTAATACTCTGGCATCTGTGGGCGCCACTTTATCGATAATATCCTTAATTTGAGAAATGGCATCGCTATCACCAATCATTTCATACTTTTTACTGACCTTCTTTTTAAGAATTTTATTCTCGACTACTAATTCTTTTCGGTCTAATGCATTTCTGACCGTATTCAATAATCGATTTAAATCGGGCGGTTTGGAAATATAATCAAAGGCACCTAAGCGCATGGTGTTGACGGCTGTATCTAAATCGCCATGACCAGAAATCATAACAATAGGGATTTCTGGTTTAATTTTTTTTACCGCTTCCAACACTTCAACACCATCCATTTTCGGCATTTTTATGTCACACAGTATCAAATCAAAATCTTCATTTTTAATCTTTTCAATACCCGCTAAACCATCTTCAGCTTCATCAACATGGTAGCCTTCATTTTCTTCAGAAAGTATTTTAACAAGCACCCGTCTTATTGCTGCTTCATCTTCTACTATTAATATTTTTGACATCTTATATTTTAAATTTAATTCCTGATCTTAAATAGAACGCATTCACGTCATCCAATTTAAAGACCTCATCTCTATTTTCGTTACGTAAAACATTATTTAATCTGAACGTATACCCCGTATATAAATAACCGACTACATGCTTGGTAAAACCATATTCATAACCCACTCCCCCTACTACTACGGACAATGATACGTTATCTACATTTTTTCCGTTAACTACAGAAGGTTCTTGCAAATGCGCCAAATAACCATCTAAACCTACAAAGGCTTGAATGTCGTTATTTTCATTGATAGCATATTTTAAGTTCGATTTTGGCACGCCTACACTAAAGCTCCAAGTGTCATTAATTTCCCTAAAATAACTAACAAAAGGCAACGGGAATGGAATACCGGTAGTCGCATTATAAGTTAAACCTAAAATTAATCGATATGGGCTTTTTAAACTTTCTTCCTTCGTTCTGTCGTTAATAAAATAGATTCCACCGTTCATAAATATATCATCAGAAGTAATGGATTTTGTTAATGTGGATGCTATCCTAGGATTGAATTTTGCACCAAAACGCCATTTTTCATTCATTTTAAAGGTATAGCCCAGACTGAAATCGATAATATTTATAGTTTCTACTTTTTCTGTATCAAATGGATACTTGTCCTCTAAATTTAGAATAATTCTATTGTACTCGCCTCCAATAATTAGATAAGACTCCTTTTTCATTTCAATAGGATAATTCAACATGGCCCTCAAACGTGTATATTGATCTTCTGAATTACTCTTAGGAATAAAAGAGTATTCCAAACGTGCCAAATCCGTGAGTTGTGCATATACAGAGGTTGACATAAATATAAAGCACACAATAAAGAGGCATTTCAACGATTTAGGTATCATAACTTATTATTTAGGGGTATTATTATCATCATCATTCACGGACTTTCCGTTTGAATCTTTCATACGTATTTGTA encodes the following:
- a CDS encoding sigma-54-dependent transcriptional regulator, which encodes MSKILIVEDEAAIRRVLVKILSEENEGYHVDEAEDGLAGIEKIKNEDFDLILCDIKMPKMDGVEVLEAVKKIKPEIPIVMISGHGDLDTAVNTMRLGAFDYISKPPDLNRLLNTVRNALDRKELVVENKILKKKVSKKYEMIGDSDAISQIKDIIDKVAPTDARVLITGPNGTGKELVAHWLHQKSNRAKGNMIEVNCAAIPSELIESELFGHVKGAFTSAAKDRAGKFEAANGGTIFLDEIGDMSLSAQAKVLRALQESKIQRVGSDRDIKVDVRVVAATNKNLKKEIAEGRFREDLYHRLAVILINVPALNERREDIPLLIDYFTKKISTEQGTVQKTFSDKAIKLLQDYDWTGNIRELRNVVERLIILGGTEVSETDVKLFASK
- a CDS encoding DUF6268 family outer membrane beta-barrel protein, with amino-acid sequence MSTSVYAQLTDLARLEYSFIPKSNSEDQYTRLRAMLNYPIEMKKESYLIIGGEYNRIILNLEDKYPFDTEKVETINIIDFSLGYTFKMNEKWRFGAKFNPRIASTLTKSITSDDIFMNGGIYFINDRTKEESLKSPYRLILGLTYNATTGIPFPLPFVSYFREINDTWSFSVGVPKSNLKYAINENNDIQAFVGLDGYLAHLQEPSVVNGKNVDNVSLSVVVGGVGYEYGFTKHVVGYLYTGYTFRLNNVLRNENRDEVFKLDDVNAFYLRSGIKFKI